Proteins from one Natrinema salinisoli genomic window:
- a CDS encoding cupredoxin domain-containing protein codes for MEKPDASTSQPTSRRRTVLRATGLGAALPILGDVATAKENASEPPNERDEADTASPPIIHSHFGYSGTSDDEIPNRLEPDETIDLHVDEDKIDDSNLPALTVEFGAFHFDPVGLHVEPGAIVEFVFNTPEHTATAYHPGQERQQRVPDGVPAFSSTVNEHHGFWLYRFEKEGVYDLFCAPHEWGGMGMRIVVGDDPGGVVRAPGRPPLPMTGALLGTGLDGNIGHPDMEPQHIIDNGPISGHDLGIDLEVTITAPSPT; via the coding sequence ATGGAAAAACCGGATGCGTCGACCAGTCAACCGACCAGCCGACGCAGAACCGTTCTCAGAGCTACCGGACTCGGCGCGGCGCTCCCGATACTCGGAGACGTTGCTACGGCGAAAGAGAACGCTTCTGAACCGCCAAACGAGCGGGATGAAGCCGATACTGCCAGCCCACCGATTATCCACTCCCACTTCGGCTATTCAGGGACGAGTGACGACGAGATTCCAAACCGGTTGGAGCCGGACGAGACCATCGACCTCCACGTCGACGAGGACAAAATCGACGATTCGAATCTCCCGGCCCTGACGGTCGAGTTCGGTGCGTTCCACTTCGACCCCGTGGGGCTTCACGTGGAGCCGGGGGCAATCGTCGAATTCGTATTCAACACTCCGGAGCACACGGCGACGGCGTACCATCCGGGTCAAGAACGTCAGCAACGCGTCCCCGACGGCGTTCCGGCGTTCTCATCGACGGTCAACGAGCACCACGGGTTCTGGCTCTATCGCTTCGAGAAAGAAGGCGTGTATGACCTGTTCTGTGCCCCACATGAATGGGGTGGGATGGGCATGCGAATCGTCGTCGGTGACGATCCGGGTGGTGTCGTGCGGGCTCCTGGCCGTCCGCCGCTTCCGATGACCGGTGCACTCCTCGGGACGGGACTAGACGGGAACATCGGCCACCCAGACATGGAACCGCAGCACATCATCGACAACGGGCCGATCTCTGGGCACGACCTGGGTATCGATCTCGAGGTAACGATAACGGCTCCAAGTCCAACCTGA